In Strix uralensis isolate ZFMK-TIS-50842 chromosome 7, bStrUra1, whole genome shotgun sequence, the following proteins share a genomic window:
- the LOC141945636 gene encoding bone morphogenetic protein 7-like produces MAARRLGLGLGLGLAWLLSLPAASGLPLAPRPRDEVLAAALQRLREVFDIEELPPDVLPRKKPPQFMVDLFNKVADANGITRAPGLLEGDVVRSFEDRVPVDQYHFYFDISAMEKGEQMLKAEFRVFKLKRTHASRRSDVKHFCKVEVYELLESASKPQKRHLIASRLLSLYTEGWEVFSVTQTASKWVANSSSNHGFLVTTTQVFNNRIEHNLVKFAKSQGTLQESRNALLVLFTNSNKRKSSNFVPSSTKTEMNPPRNEALRVPRETQIIESSNASMNRRPRAAAVPSAKSQVTACHRRELYVDFRAIGWSGWIIYPSGYNAFYCRGSCLFPLGEGLNATNHATVQSIVHTLKLSEDVSTPCCVPDELKSLNLLYFDDKENVVLKNYKDMVATRCGCH; encoded by the exons ATGGCGGCCCGccgcctgggcctgggcctgggcctaGGCCTAGCCTGGCTGCTGAGCCTGCCGGCGGCGAGCGGCCTGCCCCTGGCCCCCCGCCCGCGGGATGAGGTCCTGGCGGCGGCCCTGCAGCGGCTGCGGGAGGTCTTCGACATCGAGGAGCTGCCGCCCGACGTCCTGCCCCGCAAGAAGCCGCCCCAGTTCATGGTGGATCTCTTCAACAAGGTGGCCGACGCCAACGGCATCACCCGCGCCCCGGGGCTGCTGGAGGGCGACGTGGTGCGCAGCTTCGAGGACCGAG TTCCCGTGGACCAGTACCACTTCTACTTCGACATCAGCGCAATGGAGAAGGGCGAGCAGATGCTGAAAGCTGAGTTCAGGGTCTTCAAGCTGAAGAGGACACATGCGTCTAGAAGGTCTGACGTGAAACACTTTTGTAAA GTGGAAGTGTATGAGCTCTTGGAGAGTGCAAGTAAGCCACAGAAAAGACATCTCATTGCATCACGGTTATTGTCCCTGTACACAGAAGGCTGGGAAGTATTCAGCGTCACACAGACA GCTTCCAAGTGGGTTGCAAACAGCAGCTCCAACCATGGCTTTTTGGTAACTACAACACAAGTATTCAACAATAGAATTGAGCACAACCTGGTTAAGTTTGCTAAGAGCCAGGGCACTTTGCAGGAGAGTAGAAATGCTCTCCTGGTCCTCTTCACCAACAGTAACAAACGGAAGTCTTCCAACTTTGTACCCTCTTCCACAA AAACAGAGATGAACCCTCCCAGAAATGAAGCTTTACGTGTGCCTCGTGAAACTCAGATCATCGAAAGCAGCAATGCAAGCATGAACAGGAGACCTCGAGCTGCTGCAGTCCCTTCTGCCAAAAGCCAAGTAACAGCATGTCATCGAAGGGAACTCTACGTTGACTTCCGTGCTATTGGCTGGTCAGGATGGATTATTTACCCAAGTGGATACAATGCATTTTATTGCAGAGGATCCTGTCTCTTCCCCTTGGGGGAAGGTCTAAATGCAACAAACCATGCTACAGTTCAGTCCATAGTCCATACACTTAAGCTATCTGAAGATGTCAGCACGCCCTGCTGTGTGCCAGATGAATTGAAGTCCCTCAATCTTCTCTACTTTGATGACAAAGAGAATGTGGTCCTTAAAAATTATAAAGACATGGTGGCAACAAGGTGTGGTTGTCATTAG